A section of the Prochlorococcus sp. MIT 1341 genome encodes:
- the glyA gene encoding serine hydroxymethyltransferase, producing the protein MNADSLKTIDSTLVESDPEIASLIEKELFRQQQHLEMIASENFASRSVMEAQGSVLTNKYAEGLPNKRYYGGCEYVDLIEKLAIDRAKKLFNADWANVQPHSGAQANFAVFLALLKPGEKIMGMDLSHGGHLTHGSPVNVSGKWFKTSHYGVDLASQKLNMEKLRQQALEEKPRLIICGYSAYPREIDFQAFRSIADEIGAYLVADMAHIAGLVAAGIHPNPVPICDVVTTTTHKTLRGPRGGLILCRDQELGRKLDKAVFPGTQGGPLQHVIAAKAVAFKEALEPEFKDYSQQVVRNSKALARCLEKRKISVVSGGTDNHIVLIDLRSIGMTGKVADKLVEDINITANKNTVPFDPESPFVTSGLRLGTAALTTRGMNESAFEEVGNLIADRLLTPDDEEIKQKCLETVQKICKRFPLYPGKK; encoded by the coding sequence ATGAACGCTGATTCACTAAAGACAATCGACTCAACTTTGGTCGAATCAGATCCGGAAATAGCATCCCTAATAGAAAAAGAACTTTTCCGACAACAGCAACACCTTGAAATGATTGCGAGCGAAAATTTTGCTTCGCGATCTGTAATGGAAGCTCAAGGCTCAGTACTTACGAACAAATACGCAGAAGGTCTGCCAAATAAGCGCTACTACGGAGGATGTGAATATGTCGACTTGATCGAAAAATTAGCTATCGATCGGGCTAAAAAATTATTCAATGCGGATTGGGCGAATGTTCAGCCTCATAGTGGCGCCCAAGCAAACTTTGCTGTTTTTCTTGCACTACTTAAGCCAGGTGAAAAAATAATGGGTATGGACCTCTCTCATGGTGGTCATTTAACACATGGATCGCCTGTAAACGTAAGTGGGAAATGGTTCAAAACCAGTCATTACGGAGTGGACCTTGCAAGCCAAAAGCTCAATATGGAGAAGCTTAGACAGCAAGCCTTAGAAGAAAAGCCCAGACTAATAATCTGCGGCTATTCGGCATACCCAAGGGAAATTGATTTCCAAGCTTTTCGCTCCATTGCTGATGAGATTGGTGCATACCTAGTCGCAGATATGGCTCACATTGCAGGCTTAGTTGCTGCAGGCATACATCCAAACCCTGTTCCTATATGCGATGTAGTGACAACAACCACTCACAAGACCCTTCGGGGACCAAGAGGAGGGCTAATCCTTTGCAGAGACCAAGAATTAGGCCGAAAGCTTGACAAAGCAGTTTTCCCTGGCACACAAGGAGGACCGCTACAACACGTTATCGCCGCCAAGGCGGTAGCTTTCAAAGAAGCTTTAGAACCTGAATTTAAAGATTACAGCCAACAAGTGGTTCGTAATTCCAAGGCGTTGGCAAGGTGCCTTGAGAAGAGAAAAATCTCTGTAGTTAGCGGAGGCACCGATAACCATATTGTTTTAATTGATCTCAGAAGTATCGGGATGACTGGAAAAGTTGCAGACAAGCTTGTTGAGGATATCAACATCACTGCGAACAAGAACACTGTTCCTTTTGACCCAGAATCACCATTCGTAACTAGTGGACTTCGCTTAGGAACAGCAGCACTAACAACAAGAGGAATGAATGAATCTGCTTTCGAAGAAGTTGGTAATTTAATTGCGGATCGACTCTTGACTCCAGACGATGAAGAGATCAAGCAAAAATGCCTTGAAACAGTCCAGAAAATTTGCAAGCGTTTCCCGCTTTATCCCGGAAAAAAATAA